DNA sequence from the Dermatophagoides farinae isolate YC_2012a chromosome 10, ASM2471394v1, whole genome shotgun sequence genome:
aACAAGAGACGTAAAGTGATTCCATTCGAAAAGATTTACCTGGATAATCTGCCACAAAGTGAAGCTTATGAACGTAGTTATATGCATCGAGATCCAATCAAATTTGTGCTGGTCGCACGAAACACTCATTTTATCGTCACAGCAAGCATTGATGGCCACATTAAATTCTGGAAAAAGAAAGCAATTGGCGTTGAATTCGTCAAACACTTTCGTGTTCACCTGGGCACGATCGTCGACATGAGCATCAATAATCCACTTGGCTCATTGTTGGCCACCATTTCTGAtgataaatcattgaaaattttcgatatcatcaatttcgaCATGATCAATATGAACAAATTGGAATTTAAACCAGGCTGTGTTGAATGGTGTTATACAACCATGTCGGCCATGGGTGGTGTTCATGATCCATTCCCAGTCATAGCTGTATCCGATTcggaatcaaacaaaatctaTACATTCGAAGCGACAAGTTCGACCAATCAACCACTACAGGTGTTGGATCGTATTCACATGAGCCCAGTAGTTCGAATGCGTTTCAATGCAGCTCACTCAACGATGGTGTCGGTCGATCAGAATGGAATGCTCGATTATTGGGGCACTCATCGCAGTGATTATCGATTTCCATCACAAATTGTTCGGTTTGAAAGTAAAATGGACACTGATTTGTATCAACTGGCCAAATGCAATCAAACACCTCATGATATAGCATTCTCATTGGATGGACAACACATGGCAATGATATGTTCGGATCGAAAGATTCGTGTTTTCCGTTTCTTGACCGGCAAAATGTTACGCGTGTATGATGAAAGCCTTCAATCGATCACATTGCTACagcaatcacaacaacaattgccCAATATGGAATTTGGTCGTCGTATGGCCATCGAACGTGATCTCGAGAAAAGTGAATCATTTCAAACGGAAAGGATTATTTTCGATGATTCTGGCTATTATCTAATCTATCCCACAATGCTCGGTAAGTAAAATAAGATCTATTCTacaatttgttcattgttaTCGTCTTTATTCATTGGTCTTCAGGCATCAAAATACTGAATTGGTATACGAATAAATTGGTCAAAATGATTGGCAAGGGAGAAAATTTTCGGCCATTATCAGTTGCTCTTCATCAACAGATTGCCGATCTGAAAACAAGCAAAGGTGTATTGACTCCTGAGATGATTACAGCCAATAATCCGACACTTGAACAAGCAGCTCATTCCGATCCGACATTATTTTGCACCGGATTTCGTAAGAATCGATTCTACATGTTCACCAAACGAGAACCTGATGATTCGGCCATGAATTCTTCGGCAACGGCAGAAGATGGCGTTCTCACCGGATTAGAACGAGATGTATTCAATGAGAAACCATCACGGGAAGATATGATTGCGGCAACCACTTCGGAATCGAGTGGTGGACAAAAATTGTCCGAAAATGTTGTCATTCACACCACAATGGGTGATATACAGGTGAAATTGTTCGCCAAAGATTGTCCGAAAACGGTGGAGAATTTCGTCACCCATAGTCGTAATGGTTACTATAACAATCACATATTCCATCGTGTTATACGACAATTCATGATACAAACAGGCGATCCCACTGGAACCGGTACTGGTGGTGCTTCCATTTGGGGCGCTGAATTCGAAGACGAGATAGTGCCACACTTGAAACATGATAAACCGTTCACATTATCCATGGCCAATGCTGGTCCCAACACGAATGGATCCCAATTTTTCATAACGGTCATTGCAACACCTTGGCTGGATGGCAAACATACAGTATTTGGTCGTGTCACCAAAGGCATGGAGGTAGTACAGGCCATCAGTCAGATTCGAACACACCCCAAAACGGACAaaccatatgatgatgttaaaattttgaatattcaaGTCAAATGAACAATCTGATTAGTTATTGTGttagttttttattatttatgatATACTGttcaattgaacaaaattaaatcatcatcatttcattatgtATTATGTATGACTAGattctttcaatttatcCATCACTCATCATTCAATCGTGTCGAACGCGGCAAGACCAAATTGTTCGGGTCGAAATTGttccattgaattcaatatgaTTGATGGTTGTACCGATGATAAACTATTACGATCCAATTTTGGATCCGGTATGAAAACCGTCTGACAACCGGCTGCTATGGCTGAACGCAATCCGGTGGGTGAATCTTCGAATGCCAATACTTGCTGCGGCTGCAATGAATGTCCATTCTCGAAACGTTCAATACAAACCAGATAAGGTGTTGGATGTGGTTTATTTCGTTCGCCAACATCTGGATCGGAACCAGCAattacaaaatgatgaaacatgTTTCCTGGACTAAAGAAATCAGTGAATGGCTCTGTCTATaatgaaatggatgaaatCATGGACATTAATCgagtgataataataatcacatatCACAATCACATACTTTATATCGAAATGTGTCTTCCATACAACCGGTGCAGACAGCCATCGGGATATCATGTTTGGCCAGATGTGTGACTAGCCGTTTGACACCGGGTAATAATTGTACTCCACATCCATCGATTTCACCTTGTACATAGGATTTAAAACGTGATAAAACTTTGCCAATGTATTCGGCAGGTTCGATTGGTAAGTGAAAatgttcaatgatgattggagCAGATTTTTGCAAATGCAAACCCAATGTTTTCGATCGAATATCccaatcgaatgatttgcCAAATTCATTGAGGACATCGTTGGTCGATCTGAAAAGATGTTTCtccgaatcaatcaatgttccATCAAGATCAAAAATGACATGTGTCACCGGTCTCATTGTTTCGAACAATTGTACAATTATGTTCTTCTCTTGAGAAATGATCATCCGAAAATggtaaataataaaactCAATTTGCAATGTACTGGTGGCagatttatattcaaattaccaccattatcatgattCTTCTTTCAATATGTTCGTTTTCCACGTATATATAGAATATTGTGGTCGGTGTCAGTGATCAATACAAAGTCATATTTGGCAATGACTCCAGGCTGTGATATGTGGAAACTATGTCTATGTTGTTGGCTATGTTCAATTCGGATGCTGATGTCATAATCAAGCAAAGGAAATGAATTTCTCGATAAAATGTCGAAACTTTATCAAATTGACGCAACAAACAATTAGTTCGACCGCTACTATTTGTTTTCGAGGTGAAACGTTAGAAACGTTCCCGGAAAAATATTCCGGATAAACCACGACCATTTTACAGAATATATGAACAGTGTTTCAGAATTACATCTATCGTCTAATTTcgtttttataaatttttattcaaattctttttcaacaaattcttTATGACAAGAGTTATAGATAAAAATcagttcattttcaatagatTTTTAGAACCATGGTAGTTTGATTGATCAGTTTAcggaaaattattgaaattttgtagAAATACTAAACGCGTCAAAAGCGAACAATGACTGTATCGAACATTTATATGAATGGTGCCAAATAATTTGGCTCGTAGACGGACACACTCACAATCGACAAATATATTGTTAAAAGGGGAAACGAATTGTGGCAAACATGTTTCGGTTTGGAATCTAATTTCTTCTTCAGTTTACTCAAGATTATCATCGCACAGTGTCAAGGTCAACATCGGCATCATTGCATTTCTGTAGCTGTCAATTTTCCATCAACacgtgtgtgttttgttgtgTCATTTGACAgttttacaacaaaaaaaattgaccatttttcatcatccaattttattttataaatcATGGACAAAATAGCTTTAACACGATTAAGTGAAGAACGAAAAGCATGGCGAAAAGATCATCCGTTCGTAAgtattgtttattttgaaattgatgatgataatcaacatttCAATTATACAGGGTTTTTTCGCTAAACCGGTAAAAAATCCAGATGGTACATATAATCTACAAGAATGGGAATGTGCTATCCCCGGAAAAAATGGAGTGAGTATTTTACAtctctctatatatataaatgactACTGAAATTACTGATGAATTACTGTTAATCTCGAATAGACATCATGGGAAGGTGGTCTTTATAAGCTTAAAATGTATTTCAAAGATGATTATCCGTCCACACCACCTAAATGTAAATTCGAACCACCATTATTTCATCCGAATGTATATCCAAGCGGTACCGTATGTCTATCATTATTGGACGAGGAAAAAGATTGGCGACCATCCACCACAATTAAACAGATTCTAATCGGCATACAAGAATTACTCAACGAACCCAATGTTAAGGATCCAGCTCAAGCTGAAGCATACACTTTCTATTGGTAAGATTTGCCTGTTCACACACATTGTCGATCTAATCAACAattatctatctatccatcTAGTAATGATAAAACCGAATATGAACGTCGTGTACGTAATCAAGCTAAAATGAATACACCGAAAAATTAAGCATTAATCAAgtgaaaaacattcaacattttATAACATTCTAacacattattttattattattattattgtgtgtTAGCAATTATCAAATTGTATTGGtaaagtaataataaaaaacaaaaataaattcatcatttccaAAAATCtggattttgtttgaaatttctCATGAATTTGCCATaccaatcattgattgttgataatggcACTAGTTGTTGATTTGGATTGGCACCAATGTTTGTTGCAAACAATTGTAAACTAttcgaaaatgatgaacaataattGTATAGATTTTCGGCCATTTTTGTTGCAAATTGTTCCAATTTGGTGCCAGAATCGGCTGTGGTCATTGTGGATGGATCAGCTGTCATTTGAGCAACCGatattttcgattcaatcgaTATGCCAATCTGGGCAACATGGGAAATGATGGGCTGTACATATCCAAAActaccaccaacaccaccaccaccaccagcagcagcagcagcaactaATCCAGATGAACCTAAATTCAATGACTAAAACattaatcattcaaattcattcgat
Encoded proteins:
- the LOC124490242 gene encoding peptidylprolyl isomerase domain and WD repeat-containing protein 1, with the protein product MSSNSEKDDSQSDASESSSINDNVENDEKDSGPETPPPLPNKRRKVIPFEKIYLDNLPQSEAYERSYMHRDPIKFVLVARNTHFIVTASIDGHIKFWKKKAIGVEFVKHFRVHLGTIVDMSINNPLGSLLATISDDKSLKIFDIINFDMINMNKLEFKPGCVEWCYTTMSAMGGVHDPFPVIAVSDSESNKIYTFEATSSTNQPLQVLDRIHMSPVVRMRFNAAHSTMVSVDQNGMLDYWGTHRSDYRFPSQIVRFESKMDTDLYQLAKCNQTPHDIAFSLDGQHMAMICSDRKIRVFRFLTGKMLRVYDESLQSITLLQQSQQQLPNMEFGRRMAIERDLEKSESFQTERIIFDDSGYYLIYPTMLGIKILNWYTNKLVKMIGKGENFRPLSVALHQQIADLKTSKGVLTPEMITANNPTLEQAAHSDPTLFCTGFRKNRFYMFTKREPDDSAMNSSATAEDGVLTGLERDVFNEKPSREDMIAATTSESSGGQKLSENVVIHTTMGDIQVKLFAKDCPKTVENFVTHSRNGYYNNHIFHRVIRQFMIQTGDPTGTGTGGASIWGAEFEDEIVPHLKHDKPFTLSMANAGPNTNGSQFFITVIATPWLDGKHTVFGRVTKGMEVVQAISQIRTHPKTDKPYDDVKILNIQVK
- the LOC124490243 gene encoding pseudouridine-5'-phosphatase; protein product: MIISQEKNIIVQLFETMRPVTHVIFDLDGTLIDSEKHLFRSTNDVLNEFGKSFDWDIRSKTLGLHLQKSAPIIIEHFHLPIEPAEYIGKVLSRFKSYVQGEIDGCGVQLLPGVKRLVTHLAKHDIPMAVCTGCMEDTFRYKTEPFTDFFSPGNMFHHFVIAGSDPDVGERNKPHPTPYLVCIERFENGHSLQPQQVLAFEDSPTGLRSAIAAGCQTVFIPDPKLDRNSLSSVQPSIILNSMEQFRPEQFGLAAFDTIE
- the lwr gene encoding ubiquitin conjugating enzyme lesswright, whose product is MDKIALTRLSEERKAWRKDHPFGFFAKPVKNPDGTYNLQEWECAIPGKNGTSWEGGLYKLKMYFKDDYPSTPPKCKFEPPLFHPNVYPSGTVCLSLLDEEKDWRPSTTIKQILIGIQELLNEPNVKDPAQAEAYTFYCNDKTEYERRVRNQAKMNTPKN
- the LOC124490244 gene encoding protein OPI10 homolog, translating into MANTFAVIVSGRLVQTDFQQVEPSKFLITIPNADAINHIVVFLTGMVPLPADMAGAVFFSFPDPSSPPSWIYLGYICNEKPSAIFKINKLKQMTTGSSGLVAAAAAGGGGGVGGSFGYVQPIISHVAQIGISIESKISVAQMTADPSTMTTADSGTKLEQFATKMAENLYNYCSSFSNSLQLFATNIGANPNQQLVPLSTINDWYGKFMRNFKQNPDFWK